A single Trypanosoma brucei gambiense DAL972 chromosome 9, complete sequence DNA region contains:
- a CDS encoding katanin, putative, whose product MPVIDSMTLQLPCQVYHSRFSPDSANRLVGLGCRDGGVHVYPFEDYSRTVLLSAGCSPSTSIAFDPQQRRLVGGTDEGSLHLWDMTTEGVVRTFGDGHKSTVTGVDFHPHTDVIATCSRDSVLRVWDTRKKSCVRSHMEAKAPLCATEFSPSGRWCVSGCADGVVRLYDLQSGKEMHEFRAHSGPVTSICFHPKRYYLAVGSSDGSVSFWELEGFTKIFQSKCLDTPVDAVYLSGKRMLVAASHILRVYDFDMMSDSFAPIIESQWNIIGDLNYSSNTDEALFVEFSGQTAVMGRVPLADGGLTIPPIEKTVKSQQRDPPSFNRGEENTKMSVPVLRAAHQRLHRSPSQVAAASHTGESGELQMDDLLASSVTTVSVLQQRLTHLRVLRALWVQDNQQALVYLKELYTTNSDYGVTADFLGAMQHLRMKERITLSNLPDLLDVVMYALAGERENQLLAALKVLKSMSSKFRPKLDEARRQAPSFRNGEKNSTSLTMEQYYELSAKFDAVASVVQKLGKRKGPVGEEVREVLNEIPLSS is encoded by the coding sequence ATGCCAGTTATCGATTCGATGACACTCCAACTTCCATGTCAGGTGTACCACTCGCGTTTTAGCCCTGACAGCGCGAACCGGCTGGTGGGACTGGGCTGCAGGGACGGTGGGGTGCATGTGTATCCTTTTGAGGACTATTCCCGAACGGTACTTTTGAGTGCAGGCTGCTCACCTTCAACATCTATTGCCTTCGATCCTCAGCAAAGGCGCCTGGTAGGTGGGACCGATGAGGGCAGCTTGCACTTGTGGGATATGACTACTGAAGGGGTTGTGCGTACGTTCGGTGACGGTCACAAGTCGACGGTAACGGGAGTGGATTTTCACCCGCACACGGATGTCATCGCCACCTGCTCGCGAGATTCCGTTCTTCGCGTTTGGGACACACGAAAAAAGAGTTGTGTTCGGTCGCATATGGAGGCAAAAGCGCCTCTCTGTGCCACTGAGTTCTCCCCAAGTGGTCGCTGGTGCGTTAGTGGTTGTGCTGACGGTGTGGTTCGCCTGTACGATCTGCAGTCAGGAAAGGAGATGCACGAGTTCCGTGCGCATTCTGGACCCGTTACATCAATTTGTTTTCACCCAAAGAGATACTATTTAGCCGTGGGAAGCAGTGATGGTTCAGTCTCTTTCTGGGAGTTAGAAGGTTTCACTAAAATATTCCAAAGCAAGTGCCTTGACACGCCTGTTGATGCGGTGTATCTGTCAGGAAAGAGGATGCTTGTCGCGGCGTCTCACATTCTTCGAGTGTATGACTTCGACATGATGAGTGATAGCTTCGCCCCAATAATTGAATCGCAGTGGAACATAATCGGTGACCTGAACTATTCTTCGAATACGGATGAGGCACTGTTTGTGGAGTTTAGTGGACAAACAGCGGTCATGGGCCGTGTACCTCTCGCTGACGGCGGACTCACCATCCCCCCAATAGAGAAGACGGTAAAATCGCAACAGAGGGATCCTCCTTCCTTTAATaggggggaagagaataCTAAAATGTCTGTACCTGTTCTTCGCGCCGCACATCAACGGCTGCACCGCTCGCCTTCACAAGTGGCCGCGGCATCCCACACCGGTGAGTCGGGCGAACTACAAATGGATGATTTATTGGCTTCAAGCGTTACGACAGTGTCtgtgctgcagcagcgacTTACACATCTGCGGGTCCTTCGTGCGCTTTGGGTACAAGATAATCAGCAAGCACTGGTGTATCTTAAGGAGTTATACACCACGAATTCAGACTACGGAGTTACTGCGGACTTCCTCGGTGCCATGCAACATTTGCGGATGAAAGAGCGCATTACTTTAAGTAATCTTCCTGATTTGCTTGATGTTGTAATGTATGCACTGGCCGGTGAACGAGAGAATCAGTTGCTGGCGGCCCTCAAAGTACTCAAAAGTATGAGCAGTAAATTCCGCCCCAAGTTAGATGAGGCACGTCGTCAAGCCCCATCATTTCGcaatggagaaaaaaattcaacGAGCCTGACAATGGAGCAGTATTACGAACTCAGTGCCAAGTTTGACGCCGTTGCCTCGGTAGTACAAAAActggggaagaggaagggccCCGTCGGTGAAGAGGTGCGTGAAGTATTAAATGAAATACCACTTTCTTCGTGA